One window of Cherax quadricarinatus isolate ZL_2023a chromosome 18, ASM3850222v1, whole genome shotgun sequence genomic DNA carries:
- the LOC128689263 gene encoding pro-resilin-like: protein MKAVILILSVAVAALAAPQGGYNYQEPQYPDTPAQYNFQWDVNDDYSGNFYGHKEQRDGDNTQGSYYVRLPDTRLMRVDYYVDAYGFHPTVTFEGEAQYPSVPSKVYGQPTPSPVYGQPGK, encoded by the exons ATGAAG GCAGTGATTTTGATTCTCTCTGTGGCGGTGGCGGCCTTGGCAGCTCCCCAGGGCGGCTATAACTACCAGGAACCCCAGTATCCAGACACCCCCGCCCAGTACAACTTCCAGTGGGATGTCAACGATGATTATTCCGGGAATTTTTACGGCCACAAGGAGCAGAGGGACGGTGACAACACCCAGGGCAG TTACTACGTCAGGTTACCTGATACTCGCCTCATGCGGGTTGATTACTACGTTGACGCCTACGGCTTCCACCCCACCGTGACCTTCGAGGGCGAGGCCCAGTACCCCAGTGTTCCTAGCAAGGTATATGGGCAGCCTACCCCTAGCCCAGTGTATGGGCAGCCAGGGAAATAA